In one Staphylococcus lutrae genomic region, the following are encoded:
- a CDS encoding catalase has translation MTNKKLKQLKHVEKNNDGQAMTTNHGTKISEDENTLTVGERGPSLLEDFHFREKIMHFDHERIPERIVHARGFGAHGEFQLYENLSDYTSADFLTHTEKITPVFVRFSTVQGAKGSPDTVRDVRGFATKFYTDEGIFDLVGNDIPVFFIQDAIKFPDLIHAVKPEPHNEIPQGGSAHDTFWDFFAQNPESTHTTVWAMSDRGIPKNFRQIEGFGVHTFRLVNREGQSYFVKFHWKPTHGLESLVWDEAQILSGKDIDFHRKDLYESIEKGDYPEWELGLQIIRPEQEFDFDFDILDPTKIWPEDEIPVKIVGKMTLNRNVSNVFDETEQAAFHPGHIVPGIDFSNDPLLQGRLFSYTDTQISRLGGPNFNQIPINRPVNEVHNNQRDAMHQMNVHQGQVAYHKNALNNNEPHTTPKEEGGFEHYQEKVEGHKIRKRSESFEDYYSQAKLYLNSLTPAEFAHTVAGFSFEIGQCKSLMVKQNAVNQLNKVDRTLAEQVATNVGVNVPEENEEVQSEAKDSQLTMEKFDIPLPGHSVAVLISGEIDKNTLQSYAQTFVDHQLNYAFVGKQPRDINEDLGITETYDTAHPTCFDSVIVYSDGSDLLPEAEDFAEMAYKHKKPLILNEKAASQLNHSKIQLDAPGVFTSDQPEMIVQAFDKPRYWNR, from the coding sequence ATGACAAACAAAAAGTTGAAACAATTGAAACATGTAGAGAAAAACAATGACGGTCAAGCAATGACGACAAACCATGGCACCAAAATCAGTGAAGACGAAAATACCTTAACTGTCGGTGAACGTGGGCCGAGTCTGTTAGAAGACTTTCATTTTAGAGAAAAAATCATGCATTTTGACCATGAGCGAATCCCTGAAAGAATTGTTCATGCGCGTGGCTTCGGTGCACACGGTGAATTTCAACTTTACGAAAATTTGTCAGACTACACTTCCGCAGACTTTTTAACACATACCGAAAAAATAACCCCTGTTTTTGTAAGATTTTCCACTGTACAAGGCGCGAAAGGCTCACCTGATACAGTGCGGGACGTTCGTGGTTTTGCGACTAAATTTTACACAGATGAGGGTATTTTTGATCTTGTAGGTAATGATATTCCAGTATTTTTTATTCAAGATGCCATTAAATTTCCAGATTTAATTCACGCCGTTAAACCTGAACCTCACAATGAAATCCCTCAAGGGGGAAGTGCACATGATACATTTTGGGACTTCTTTGCCCAAAATCCTGAATCAACTCATACAACGGTTTGGGCAATGAGTGATCGCGGTATCCCTAAAAACTTTAGACAAATTGAAGGATTCGGTGTACACACATTTCGCCTCGTGAATCGTGAAGGACAATCTTATTTTGTCAAATTTCATTGGAAACCTACGCACGGATTAGAATCCCTCGTGTGGGATGAAGCACAAATCTTATCTGGTAAAGATATCGACTTCCATCGTAAAGATTTATATGAATCCATTGAAAAAGGAGACTATCCTGAATGGGAATTAGGCCTTCAAATCATTCGTCCGGAACAAGAGTTCGACTTTGATTTTGATATTTTAGATCCAACCAAAATATGGCCAGAAGACGAAATCCCAGTCAAGATTGTTGGTAAAATGACATTAAACCGCAATGTATCGAATGTATTTGACGAGACAGAACAAGCCGCTTTCCACCCTGGTCATATCGTACCTGGTATCGATTTCTCAAATGATCCGTTACTACAAGGTCGCCTATTCTCTTATACTGATACGCAAATTTCTAGACTTGGCGGTCCTAACTTTAACCAAATCCCGATCAACCGCCCTGTCAATGAGGTCCACAACAACCAGCGCGACGCCATGCACCAAATGAATGTCCACCAAGGTCAAGTTGCTTATCACAAAAATGCCTTAAATAATAATGAGCCACATACGACACCAAAAGAAGAAGGTGGCTTTGAACATTATCAAGAAAAAGTGGAAGGGCATAAAATACGTAAGCGGAGCGAAAGCTTTGAAGACTACTACAGCCAGGCTAAACTATATCTAAATAGCTTAACACCGGCAGAATTCGCACATACCGTTGCAGGCTTCTCATTTGAAATTGGTCAATGTAAATCGTTAATGGTTAAACAAAATGCGGTCAATCAATTGAACAAAGTGGATCGCACGCTCGCTGAACAAGTTGCCACTAATGTTGGCGTCAACGTACCAGAAGAAAATGAAGAAGTTCAATCTGAGGCTAAAGACAGCCAATTAACTATGGAGAAATTTGATATCCCATTACCTGGGCACTCTGTTGCGGTACTCATCAGTGGGGAAATTGATAAAAATACACTTCAATCCTACGCACAAACATTTGTAGACCATCAACTGAACTATGCATTCGTTGGCAAACAACCGCGTGATATTAATGAAGATTTGGGTATTACAGAAACATATGACACTGCACACCCTACATGCTTTGACAGTGTCATTGTATACTCAGATGGCTCAGATCTTTTACCAGAAGCTGAAGACTTTGCAGAAATGGCCTATAAACACAAAAAACCATTAATTCTAAATGAAAAAGCCGCATCACAACTGAACCATTCAAAAATCCAGTTAGATGCACCAGGCGTCTTCACCTCAGATCAACCTGAAATGATTGTACAAGCTTTCGATAAACCAAGATATTGGAATCGCTAA
- a CDS encoding iron chaperone, which translates to METLAEFLETIEQPAHRDKLKTVVETILDTYPELTLEIKWNQPMLLYKENGTFILGFSKAKPHFAVAPEKYTLDTFADDIRNAGYQMSKMFMKIKWTDEVNYSLLYDIIDFNINDKKTSRFFWRQS; encoded by the coding sequence ATGGAAACACTTGCAGAATTTTTAGAAACAATCGAGCAACCTGCCCATCGCGATAAGTTGAAAACAGTGGTTGAAACGATTCTTGATACTTATCCCGAACTGACTTTAGAAATAAAATGGAATCAACCGATGCTATTATACAAAGAAAATGGTACGTTCATTCTTGGTTTCAGCAAAGCCAAACCTCATTTTGCTGTGGCACCAGAAAAATACACACTCGATACATTTGCAGACGACATTCGTAACGCTGGCTATCAGATGTCAAAAATGTTTATGAAAATAAAGTGGACAGATGAAGTGAATTATTCCCTTTTATATGACATCATTGATTTCAACATCAACGACAAAAAAACTTCACGCTTTTTCTGGAGACAGTCGTAG
- the bioB gene encoding biotin synthase BioB — protein sequence MKIAEQILEGRELTPEQALDLLVNPTYETMDLVHEAYQLRKHYYGHKVKLNMILNAKSGICPEDCGYCGQSREMKQKQRYALISEDAITEGAKVAAENEIGTYCIVMSGRGPSDKEIDHITSSVERIKANHPQLKVCACLGLTNESQAARLKAAGVDRYNHNLNTSEHYHDEVVTTHTYQDRVNTIEIMKNNHISPCSGVICGMGESDQDIVDMAFALKAIDADSIPVNFLHPIKGTKFGDMDQLTPMRCLRLLALFRLVNPSKEIRIAGGREVNLRSLQATALMVANSIFVGDYLITGGQPNQLDYDMIRDMGYEIDYGSSLTSSTLS from the coding sequence ATGAAAATTGCAGAACAAATATTGGAAGGTCGTGAATTGACTCCGGAGCAAGCGTTAGATTTGTTGGTAAATCCTACATATGAAACGATGGATTTAGTACATGAAGCGTATCAATTACGTAAACATTATTACGGGCATAAAGTAAAATTGAACATGATTTTAAATGCGAAAAGCGGGATTTGTCCTGAAGATTGTGGTTATTGTGGTCAGTCACGTGAAATGAAACAGAAGCAGCGCTATGCCTTGATATCAGAAGACGCCATTACCGAAGGGGCAAAAGTGGCAGCTGAAAATGAGATCGGCACATATTGTATTGTGATGAGTGGTCGTGGTCCAAGTGATAAAGAAATTGATCATATCACATCTTCGGTTGAACGCATTAAAGCCAATCATCCTCAATTGAAAGTGTGTGCGTGTCTTGGTTTGACAAATGAATCACAAGCAGCACGCTTAAAGGCGGCGGGAGTGGATCGTTATAATCATAACTTGAACACGAGTGAACATTATCATGATGAAGTGGTGACAACGCACACGTACCAAGATCGCGTGAATACGATTGAAATAATGAAAAACAACCATATTTCACCATGCTCAGGTGTGATTTGTGGGATGGGGGAATCCGATCAAGATATTGTTGATATGGCATTTGCGTTGAAAGCGATAGATGCAGATAGTATTCCGGTCAATTTTTTACATCCTATTAAAGGCACGAAATTTGGTGACATGGATCAATTGACGCCTATGCGATGTTTGCGCTTGTTAGCCCTTTTCCGTTTAGTCAATCCATCAAAAGAAATCCGAATTGCAGGGGGAAGAGAAGTGAATTTGCGCTCATTACAAGCAACTGCGTTAATGGTGGCGAATTCTATTTTTGTCGGGGATTATTTAATTACAGGGGGGCAACCGAATCAACTCGATTACGATATGATTCGTGATATGGGTTATGAAATTGATTATGGCTCATCGTTGACCTCAAGTACTTTGTCATAA
- a CDS encoding DUF1002 domain-containing protein, with product MYKKILVSGAITLILVTGIGSQVQAASEFKPKEEIFLQGADLNANQLEQTKEQLGVGNNVTTYRVTNIDVVQYTGTEYDYIHSSALIKPKRFTRGVDVEIETPKNITRISREQYMNAAITSGIQDATIKIASVDPVTGEGALTGIYKAYEAQGQRLNPQDIQNAHQEMNDLARISEHHQNSEGYSDEALNEAVADMKVQIAEAKAAQQQINSTTINNIVNQTLNERGLNKILSDNEIAMIQNIMMNVSKSDVLHQDPAAFKKQANQLKDKIQHQASDKLAQLKKYDTEETRNFFQKLWDAIVAFFTKLWHWLTSFL from the coding sequence ATGTATAAAAAAATCTTAGTGAGTGGTGCAATCACATTAATATTAGTGACAGGAATAGGGAGCCAAGTTCAGGCAGCCAGTGAATTTAAACCCAAAGAGGAAATTTTTCTACAAGGTGCAGACCTTAACGCAAATCAACTGGAACAGACAAAAGAACAATTAGGTGTTGGTAACAATGTCACAACATATCGAGTGACAAACATCGATGTCGTCCAATATACGGGTACAGAGTATGACTATATTCACTCCAGTGCTTTAATCAAACCGAAACGTTTTACAAGGGGTGTCGATGTAGAAATTGAAACACCTAAAAATATCACACGTATTTCACGTGAACAGTATATGAATGCGGCGATTACTTCGGGCATTCAAGATGCTACAATTAAGATTGCGTCTGTTGATCCTGTTACTGGAGAAGGAGCGCTAACAGGGATTTATAAAGCTTATGAGGCACAAGGTCAGCGCTTGAATCCGCAAGATATTCAAAATGCCCATCAAGAAATGAATGATTTAGCACGGATTAGTGAGCATCACCAAAATAGTGAAGGATACTCTGACGAAGCATTAAATGAAGCTGTAGCTGATATGAAAGTGCAAATTGCTGAAGCGAAGGCTGCGCAACAACAAATCAACAGTACAACGATTAATAACATTGTTAATCAAACGTTAAATGAACGCGGATTGAATAAAATTTTAAGTGATAATGAAATAGCGATGATACAGAATATCATGATGAATGTGTCGAAATCAGATGTACTGCACCAAGATCCAGCTGCATTTAAAAAACAGGCGAATCAATTAAAAGATAAGATTCAACATCAAGCCAGTGACAAGTTAGCCCAATTAAAAAAATATGACACTGAAGAAACACGAAACTTTTTTCAAAAATTATGGGATGCGATTGTCGCCTTTTTTACAAAGTTATGGCATTGGCTCACATCATTTTTGTAA
- the ahpF gene encoding alkyl hydroperoxide reductase subunit F: MLNQELKQQLSQLLDLMEGDVVLKVSTGEDAHSQKVNDLVNEVSGMSSHITVEQVELKRTPSFSINRPNEDTGITFAGVPLGHEFNSFVLALLQVSGRAPKETQSVIDQIKSIDEPLHFETFISLTCQKCPDVVQALNLMSVLNPNITHTMIDGAVFKKEAEDIMAVPSIFLNGASFGSGRMTVTDILSALGQGPDASKFEGKETFDVLVVGGGPASASSAIYAARKGLKTGIVADRIGGQVNDTADIENLIGVKKTTGPSLATHLEAHIKDYQVDIMTGVRADALNKVDDTIHLTLDNGATLQTRSLIIGTGARWRKLGVPGEDTFANKGVAYCPHCDGPLFEGKDVAVIGGGNSGVEAAIDLAGICKSVTVLEFGEALRADSVLQERLKSLNNTSVITQAATKEITGDDRVNGLTYTDRATNEEKHIELNGVFVQIGLSPNTEWLGNTVQRNRMGEIEVDRLGHTNIPGVFAAGDCTDQRYKQIIISMGSGATAALSAFDYLIRH, from the coding sequence ATGTTGAATCAAGAATTAAAACAGCAATTGTCACAACTTCTTGATTTGATGGAAGGTGACGTCGTACTGAAAGTGAGCACTGGAGAGGATGCACATTCTCAAAAGGTAAACGACCTTGTCAATGAGGTTTCAGGCATGTCATCTCATATTACAGTAGAGCAAGTAGAATTAAAGCGGACACCAAGCTTTAGTATCAATCGACCAAACGAGGACACTGGCATTACTTTTGCTGGTGTCCCTCTTGGTCATGAGTTCAATTCTTTTGTGCTAGCATTGCTACAAGTGAGTGGTCGTGCGCCAAAAGAAACGCAATCTGTAATCGATCAAATCAAATCTATAGATGAACCGCTCCATTTTGAAACATTTATCAGCTTAACGTGTCAAAAATGTCCGGACGTGGTTCAAGCGTTAAACTTAATGAGTGTTTTAAACCCAAATATTACACATACAATGATTGACGGAGCGGTATTCAAAAAAGAAGCTGAAGATATCATGGCTGTTCCTTCTATTTTCTTAAATGGGGCATCCTTTGGTAGTGGACGTATGACAGTAACCGACATTCTTAGCGCGTTGGGTCAAGGTCCAGATGCATCCAAATTTGAAGGAAAAGAAACGTTTGATGTGCTTGTTGTTGGTGGTGGCCCTGCGAGTGCAAGTTCTGCCATTTATGCTGCACGAAAAGGTTTGAAAACAGGTATCGTTGCCGATAGAATCGGTGGTCAAGTGAACGATACCGCTGATATTGAGAATTTAATTGGCGTGAAGAAAACAACAGGGCCATCATTAGCCACGCATCTCGAAGCGCATATAAAAGATTATCAAGTGGACATCATGACCGGTGTACGTGCAGATGCATTAAACAAAGTAGATGACACGATTCATCTGACGTTAGATAATGGCGCAACCCTTCAAACACGTTCACTCATCATTGGCACTGGGGCGCGTTGGAGAAAACTCGGCGTACCAGGCGAAGATACATTTGCTAACAAAGGTGTGGCATACTGCCCGCACTGTGACGGCCCTCTTTTTGAAGGAAAAGATGTCGCTGTTATCGGCGGTGGCAACTCAGGTGTAGAAGCAGCAATCGACTTAGCCGGCATATGTAAAAGTGTCACTGTTCTTGAATTTGGCGAAGCACTCAGAGCAGACTCTGTACTACAGGAACGTTTGAAATCCTTAAACAATACATCGGTTATTACACAAGCGGCAACAAAAGAAATTACAGGTGATGACCGTGTTAATGGACTGACGTATACTGACCGTGCAACAAATGAAGAAAAACATATCGAACTCAATGGCGTGTTCGTCCAAATCGGACTGTCACCGAATACGGAATGGTTAGGCAACACTGTACAGCGCAATCGCATGGGTGAAATTGAGGTTGATCGTCTTGGTCACACGAACATCCCAGGTGTGTTTGCCGCAGGAGATTGTACAGATCAACGCTACAAACAAATCATCATTTCAATGGGTTCAGGTGCAACTGCTGCATTATCCGCTTTTGATTACTTGATTCGTCATTAA
- the ahpC gene encoding alkyl hydroperoxide reductase subunit C has protein sequence MSLIGKQIEAFSAQAYNAKADEFIEVTHEDLKGKWSVIVFYPADFSFVCPTELEDVQNQYDKLQELGANVFSVSTDTHFVHKAWHDHSDAISKLQYTMIGDPSQAITRQFDVLDEVTGLAQRGTFIVDPDGVVQAAEINADGIGRDASTLIHKIKAAQYVRQNPGEVCPAKWEEGGETLTPGLDLVGKI, from the coding sequence ATGTCACTGATTGGTAAACAAATCGAAGCGTTTTCAGCACAAGCTTACAACGCAAAAGCAGATGAATTTATTGAAGTAACTCACGAAGATTTAAAAGGAAAATGGAGTGTTATTGTATTCTATCCTGCAGATTTTTCATTCGTATGTCCAACTGAGTTAGAAGATGTACAAAATCAATACGATAAATTACAAGAGCTCGGTGCAAATGTATTTTCTGTATCAACAGATACGCATTTTGTACATAAAGCTTGGCATGATCATTCAGACGCGATCAGCAAACTACAATACACAATGATTGGTGACCCATCACAAGCGATTACACGCCAATTTGATGTATTAGATGAAGTGACTGGCCTTGCACAACGCGGTACGTTTATCGTTGACCCAGATGGTGTGGTACAAGCAGCGGAAATCAATGCAGACGGTATTGGTCGCGACGCAAGTACGTTAATCCATAAAATCAAAGCCGCACAATATGTTCGTCAAAATCCAGGTGAAGTATGCCCAGCAAAATGGGAAGAAGGCGGCGAAACTTTAACACCAGGATTAGATTTAGTAGGTAAAATTTAA
- the nfsA gene encoding oxygen-insensitive NADPH nitroreductase, with translation MSEYVYDLAKRHHSVRSFKKSPISRTIIKKLIEAGQMASTSSFLQTTSFIGVESIEKKEALREVSGQPYVVENGYLLVYVIDYHRHQLVNEKMNADMEVSFESAEGLLVGTVDAALAAQNIALTAEDMGYGIVYLGSLRNDIQRVREILNLPEHVFPLFGMAIGEPADDENGTPKPRLPLEHVFHVDTYNQDDTKLSQQIEDYDKIISEYYKVRTQGRRDETWSSQIAGFMSSKQRLEMNDWLQMSGFNKK, from the coding sequence ATGTCAGAGTATGTGTACGATTTGGCTAAGCGCCATCATTCGGTAAGAAGCTTTAAAAAATCACCTATTAGTAGAACCATCATAAAAAAACTGATTGAAGCAGGGCAAATGGCGTCAACGTCAAGTTTTTTACAAACGACTTCATTTATTGGGGTGGAATCTATAGAGAAGAAAGAGGCGCTACGTGAAGTTTCAGGTCAGCCATACGTAGTCGAGAACGGTTATTTACTCGTCTATGTCATTGATTATCATCGCCATCAACTCGTTAATGAAAAGATGAACGCGGACATGGAAGTAAGTTTTGAATCGGCTGAAGGGCTATTGGTTGGTACAGTTGATGCAGCGCTAGCCGCTCAAAATATCGCACTCACTGCTGAAGATATGGGTTATGGTATTGTTTACCTTGGTTCATTGCGTAACGATATCCAACGTGTACGTGAAATTTTAAATTTACCTGAGCACGTCTTTCCATTATTTGGTATGGCAATTGGAGAACCAGCAGACGATGAAAACGGAACACCGAAACCGCGTTTGCCTCTTGAGCATGTCTTTCATGTCGATACGTACAATCAAGATGACACCAAACTGTCTCAACAAATTGAAGATTATGATAAAATAATTTCCGAATATTATAAAGTACGCACTCAGGGCAGACGTGACGAAACATGGTCAAGTCAAATTGCGGGCTTTATGAGCAGTAAACAACGATTAGAGATGAACGATTGGTTACAAATGTCAGGATTTAATAAGAAATAA
- a CDS encoding lactococcin 972 family bacteriocin, whose translation MKNKILSTLVAGLLLIGIGSSSLVSAATIYTDGGTWSYGVGSKYVWSYYSNNYRYHSSTVIGKTRSFSGFRKPGVRAQASSEKRWWWRNEAYYNVY comes from the coding sequence ATGAAAAATAAGATTTTGAGTACTTTAGTCGCCGGGTTATTGTTAATAGGTATTGGTTCGTCTAGTTTAGTTAGTGCAGCAACTATCTATACGGACGGAGGAACTTGGAGTTATGGTGTAGGAAGTAAATACGTATGGTCATATTATAGTAATAACTATAGATACCATAGTTCAACAGTAATTGGGAAAACAAGATCGTTTAGTGGATTTAGAAAACCTGGAGTTAGAGCACAGGCATCATCAGAAAAGAGATGGTGGTGGCGTAATGAAGCATATTATAATGTATACTAA
- a CDS encoding DUF1430 domain-containing protein, translating to MKWMKHLLDVVMLTLISLFLILELYEEDSEILTGSHVMLEVESWNYQHSKAEVFEKFEKVAKDADIAIFKVVIDHKEHQVDKAIYAFNEKANHHTIAPMNTTYSYHHLTHDQLMQRDVRGDYFILDDIANKEQLKAALESVGLKVRVGSVQSWMTYGDVLINRGVLLPFVTLLIIYLLYHLHYRSQNFKTYATMRLHGYRFFNILFLNIKKVIVRWLILAISIGFFSIGLLKWLGLDGQLEYFVSRLIVADILFWMILSISSLLSCILLIRIDIPLMIKGLKPYRLLRAMNHISKLSMLVLLTLLILPNLNQMKKLEQIQETEAWWGKLDDYYTIDLKPIRRSMNEEMEFAKRYHQMFIYSEQHEQALLMNQNVLYEPSQTNYTPDEGNVLFVNQNFVDFFKSQLRELPNLEDRPGQIELYLPPQAKNEVSVIRADFQDWVNYQLPNPESETKVQVTQIKKPYQVYAFDVNTGLSTTYLKSPAILMLDATDLTDDFYYATLSQGELIFKNYENIVRNIDRFDLKNDVQGVTNYKDRVMKMYREAQTKWIVYSFSSAIAMAVLFIVTLLDVLHYFEQHRQWLLMRKMFGFRRWQNYKKHIILNGLFTAIIGVALFVKTQNSHVVWIFSMILLFQFIIQWAYIHYLEKQFNALIREA from the coding sequence ATGAAGTGGATGAAACACTTATTAGATGTGGTCATGCTCACACTAATAAGCTTATTTTTAATTCTTGAACTGTACGAAGAGGATAGCGAAATACTTACTGGAAGTCATGTGATGCTTGAAGTTGAAAGCTGGAATTACCAACATTCGAAAGCAGAAGTTTTTGAGAAGTTTGAAAAGGTTGCGAAAGACGCAGATATTGCGATTTTTAAAGTCGTTATCGATCATAAAGAACATCAAGTCGATAAAGCGATTTATGCGTTTAATGAGAAAGCCAATCATCACACTATTGCGCCGATGAATACGACATATAGTTACCATCATTTAACGCATGATCAACTGATGCAGCGAGATGTACGTGGTGATTATTTTATATTGGATGATATTGCTAATAAGGAACAATTAAAAGCAGCTTTAGAAAGTGTCGGTCTAAAGGTGAGGGTGGGATCTGTACAATCATGGATGACCTATGGGGATGTGCTCATTAATCGAGGCGTACTGCTTCCATTTGTGACATTACTCATTATCTATTTGTTGTATCATTTGCATTATCGAAGTCAAAATTTTAAAACGTATGCGACGATGCGTTTACACGGTTACCGCTTTTTTAATATCTTATTTCTGAATATTAAAAAAGTTATTGTCAGATGGTTGATATTAGCCATAAGTATCGGATTCTTTTCGATAGGATTGTTGAAATGGTTAGGATTGGACGGTCAACTCGAATATTTTGTAAGTCGTCTCATCGTAGCGGATATTTTATTTTGGATGATTTTATCTATCAGTTCATTACTGTCTTGTATCTTACTTATCCGGATAGATATCCCACTGATGATTAAAGGGCTCAAGCCATATCGTCTGTTACGTGCGATGAATCATATCTCTAAGTTGAGTATGTTAGTTTTACTCACACTGCTCATTTTGCCGAATCTTAATCAAATGAAAAAGTTAGAACAAATTCAAGAAACAGAAGCATGGTGGGGCAAATTAGATGATTATTACACAATTGACTTGAAACCCATACGGCGTAGTATGAACGAAGAAATGGAATTTGCGAAACGATATCATCAAATGTTTATATATAGTGAGCAACATGAACAAGCATTATTGATGAATCAAAATGTATTGTATGAACCAAGTCAAACAAATTATACGCCAGACGAAGGAAATGTGCTGTTTGTCAATCAAAACTTTGTTGATTTTTTTAAGTCTCAATTACGAGAGTTACCGAATTTAGAAGACCGACCTGGACAAATAGAGTTGTATTTACCTCCTCAAGCTAAAAATGAAGTCTCAGTCATACGTGCAGATTTTCAGGATTGGGTGAACTATCAACTTCCAAATCCAGAATCAGAGACAAAGGTACAGGTGACACAAATAAAAAAACCATATCAAGTGTATGCCTTTGATGTGAATACAGGGTTGTCAACAACTTATTTGAAATCACCTGCCATTTTAATGTTAGACGCCACAGATTTAACGGATGATTTTTACTATGCGACATTATCGCAAGGAGAATTGATTTTTAAAAATTATGAAAATATTGTCCGTAATATCGACCGTTTTGATTTGAAAAATGATGTGCAAGGTGTAACCAATTATAAAGACCGCGTTATGAAAATGTATCGAGAAGCACAAACGAAATGGATAGTGTATAGTTTTTCTAGTGCAATCGCCATGGCAGTTTTATTCATAGTGACACTATTAGATGTATTACATTATTTTGAACAACATCGTCAATGGTTGCTCATGAGAAAAATGTTTGGCTTTAGACGTTGGCAAAATTATAAAAAGCATATCATCCTGAATGGATTGTTTACCGCAATCATTGGTGTGGCTTTGTTTGTAAAGACGCAAAATAGTCATGTGGTGTGGATATTTAGCATGATCTTGCTTTTTCAATTTATCATTCAATGGGCTTACATTCATTATTTAGAAAAACAATTTAATGCATTGATCAGGGAGGCTTAA
- a CDS encoding YxeA family protein: protein MFKKKGLITIAVIVVVCGLFLAFVRIPYVDYFNPFLKKETSYAVVPLGTQSHLNIQAYDESGEPLKYRLDFNGYDAQFDHLKVIHKGKYVFAIEYVKDLSKWPKEVKVKE, encoded by the coding sequence ATGTTTAAGAAAAAGGGTTTGATTACGATTGCAGTTATCGTTGTTGTATGTGGTTTGTTTTTAGCTTTTGTGCGCATTCCATATGTTGATTACTTTAATCCATTTTTGAAAAAAGAGACGTCTTATGCTGTAGTGCCATTAGGAACACAATCTCACTTGAATATTCAAGCGTATGACGAATCGGGTGAACCACTCAAATATCGCCTTGATTTCAATGGATATGATGCACAATTTGATCATTTGAAAGTGATACACAAAGGTAAATATGTCTTTGCCATTGAGTATGTTAAAGATCTTTCAAAATGGCCTAAAGAGGTGAAAGTGAAAGAATGA
- a CDS encoding ATP-binding cassette domain-containing protein — MIELKNVTIKKGKRSIFDNVNLKFEAGKSYAFVGHSGSGKSTLLNTIAGFETLQQGEVRLDQQRLKADYRFYRHVLGYVFQNYGLVESMSINQNLDMALAFKKVSKSERRQLKSSCLQKVGIDIDKKRKVATLSGGEQQRVALARLLLKQPRLILADEPTGSLDQANGQKVMELLFDMVDDTRTLIIATHDLALAQQCDEIIHVDLIKSAI, encoded by the coding sequence ATGATTGAATTAAAAAATGTAACGATTAAAAAGGGGAAGCGTTCGATTTTTGACAATGTGAATTTGAAATTTGAAGCGGGGAAGTCTTATGCTTTTGTCGGTCATAGTGGGTCGGGGAAATCTACATTATTGAATACGATTGCAGGATTTGAAACATTGCAACAAGGTGAGGTACGACTCGATCAACAGCGATTGAAGGCAGATTATCGTTTTTATCGTCACGTACTCGGCTATGTTTTTCAAAATTATGGTCTCGTTGAATCGATGTCAATCAATCAAAACCTCGACATGGCTCTAGCTTTCAAGAAAGTATCCAAATCAGAACGGCGACAGTTGAAATCGAGTTGCTTACAAAAAGTGGGGATAGACATAGATAAAAAGCGCAAAGTTGCGACATTAAGTGGAGGAGAGCAACAGCGGGTAGCCCTTGCACGTTTGTTACTCAAACAGCCGCGACTGATTTTAGCGGACGAACCGACGGGATCCTTGGACCAGGCGAATGGTCAAAAAGTCATGGAGTTGTTATTTGATATGGTGGATGATACGCGTACGCTGATAATAGCCACACATGACTTAGCCTTGGCGCAACAATGTGACGAGATCATACATGTCGACTTAATTAAAAGCGCTATTTAA